Genomic window (Saccharothrix australiensis):
CTGGGCGGCCCACCTCGACCGAGGCCGCGCGGGTGACGCCCCGGACGAGGAGTGACGGCTCACTGAGCGTGAACGACGTCACCCGCCGGGCGTGAACGACGTCACGCTGCCGGTGACGCGCAGTGACGGGAATACGGGTCGCCCCGGTTCCGTTGAACCAGTCGACGCCCTAGGAGGCGCACGGGCGAGGCTCCGACAGCCACCGCGATCGCGGACCGCCCTCCCCCGCACTCGATGTGCCACCCCGCACGTGTCAGCACCCGACCGCGCCGCGATCCGGCGAGGTCGCGACCCGCCAAGGAGACGGTCATGTCGTCGACGATGGAAACGCCCCGCCGACCGCGCACGGCCGCGTCCGGCCGTCGTGAGTGGTCCCCGGACGCCGACCTGGTCGGCCACTACCTGCGCGAGGTCGGCGCCACCCCGCTGCTGACCGCCGAGCAGGAGGTCGCGCTGGCGAGGCGGATCGAGGCCGGCGTGTACGCCGCCGAGCTGCTGCGCCGCGCCCGCGACGGCGAGGAGCCGCAGCCTGACGCCGAACGCGCGCGCGGGCTGCGCGCCGTGGTCCGGGACGGCGAGCAGGCGAAGGAGCACATGATCCTCGCGAACCTGCGCCTGGTCGTGTCGGTCGCCAAGAAGCACTCCTACCGGGGGCTGCCGTTCCTGGACGTGGTGCAGGAGGGCAACCTGGGCCTCATCCGCGCGGTCGAGAAGTTCGACTACGCCAAGGGCTACAAGTTCTCCACGTACGCCATCTGGTGGATCCGCCAGGCCATCGAGCGCGGTCTGGCCGACCAGACCCGCACCGTCCGGCTGCCGGTCCACGTGGTCGAGGAGCTGAACCGCACCATCCGGGCGGAGCAGCGGCTGCGGCGCGAGCTGGACCGCGAGCCGACCGAGGAGGAGGTCGCCGCGGCGGCCAGGGTGCCCGTCGCGCGGCTGCTGGAGCTGCGCCAGGCGGGCCGCACCGTGATCAGCCTGGAGACGCCCGTCGGTGACGACGGCAACTCCTCCGTCGCCGACCTGATCGAGGACGTCGACGCGGTGCGGGCGCACGAGGTGGTCGAGCAGGCCGAGCTGACCGCCGAGCTGAACACCCTGGTCAAGACCCTGCCGGAGCGGCAGGCGCGGATCATGCGCCGGCGCTACGGCCTGGACGACGGCCGCCCGTGCAGCCTCCAGGAGATCGCCCGCGAGCTGGGCCTGACGCGCGAGCGCATCCGCCAGCTGGAGAAGGAGTCGCTGCGGCTGCTGCGCGACACCGAGCGCAACCGGGCGGTGCTGGAACTGGCGGGCTGACCGCCCGCGCGCCCCGGTGCGGGCCCCGCGCGGACAACCGGCCCGCACCCGCCGGCCGTGCCGCGATCCCCCGCGCGGCACGGCCGCCGCCTCCCCGGACCGATCCCTGCCCGGTCCGGGGAGGCGGCACACCCGCACTCCCGCGCCCGACGCCGCGACGGCCGGCACGGGACCGCACCCCCGACGCCGGCCCACCCGACGCCGGCCCACCCGAGGCGGGCCGGCACCGCGACGGCCGGCCCGACACCGCGCCCAGCCGGCCCGGACCCCGCACGCGCCGAGCCGCTTCCCCGCGCCGCCCGCCGGTCACGCGGGCGCGGGACCCCGCGCCCTCACGCCCGGCGCAGGCCCCGAACGCCCTCCTCGATGACGTAGCTCGCGTCGGTGTTGATCGAGACCTTGGCGGGGTCGGCCTCCCACACGTCGGAGATCACCCGGAAGTCGGCGCGCACCTCCCGAGGCGTGGTCGTCACCCGCACGTACCCGCGCTTGTTCTGCGAGTACTTCACGTGCGGGTTGCGCGCGTACCAGGTCGAGTCCGGCGGCGCGCCGGGGTTGTTGCTGGTCGCCGACGTGACCACCAGCTCCGAGCCCACGATCGGGTCGCCGTGGTCCCAGTAGTCCAGCCGCAGGTCGGCCGCGTAGTGCCGGTGCACGTCGCCGGTCAGCACCACCGGGTTGGGCACGCGGCGGTCGATCCAGCCCTTCGTGACCCGGTCGCGGGAGGCCGCGTAGCCGTTCCACGAGTCCGGCGCGTGGCAGGTGGACCGGTCGCCGTCGTCGTCGCGCTGGGCGAAGAACACCTGCTGGCCCAGGAAGTCCCACGTGGCCGGGTGCTGCTCGAAGTTCTTCAGCAGCCACCGCTCCTGCGCCGCGCCGGTGATGGTGCGCCCGGTGTCCAGGTACGGCCCGCAGGCGCTGCCGGTGGCCTGCGCGCTGCGGTACTGCCGGGTGTCGAGCATGTGGAACCGGGCCAGGCCGCCCCACAGGAAGTCCCGGTAGAGCCGCATGGACGCCCCGCTCGGGCGGGCCGTCGAGCGCAGCGGCATGTTCTCGTAGAACGCCTGGAACGCGGCGGCCTTGCGCGCGCTGTTCGCCGGGGAGTCGGAGCCGTTCCAGTTGTTGTCGACCTCGTGGTCGTCGAGGATCACCACCCACGGCGTGGCGGCGTGCGACGCCTGGAGGTACGGGTCGGTGTGGTACTGGCCGTACCGGGCGCGGTAGTGCGCCAGGGTGGTGGTCTCCTCGTCGAACGCGAGCCGGCGCACCTTGTCCGCCGCGGGCAGGCCGGAGGGCTTCTCGTAGATGTAGTCGCCGAGGAACACCACCAGGTCCGGGTCGTCGGCGACCATGCCGCGGTGCGCGTGGAACCAGCCGTCCTCCCACTGCTGGCAGGAGGCCAGGCAGTACTTCAGGGCGGCCACCGCCGCGCCGGCCGCGGGCGCGGTCCGCGTCCGGCCGACCGGTGAGACGTGGCCGCCCGCCCGGAACCGGTAGAAGTACTCGCGGCCCGGCGCGAGGCCGGCCGGTTCGACGTGCACGCTGTGGCCGAGCGCGCGGTTGGTGGCGGTGGTGCCGCGCTGGACGACCGAGGTGAACGCCTCGTCGGTGGCGACCTCCCAGTCGACGTCGTAGGTCGCGTCGGGCATCCCGCCGAGGCCGTCGGGGTTGAGCGGCGCGGGCGCCAGCCGGGTCCACAGCACCACGCTGTCGGGCAGCGGGTCGCCGGAGGCCACGCCGAGCCGGAACGGGTCGCGGATCGGCGGCGCGGCGGCGGTGGTGCGGGCGTGGGCCCACGACGGCAGCGTCACGGCCCCTGCCGCGGCCAACCCGCCGAGCAGCACGGCACGTCGGTTCATCGGTGACATCGGTATCCCTCTCGAAAGCCGCGTGGTCGGGTCAAGCCGCGTAGTCGGTCAGCCCGTCGCTGCACGACTGGAGTCGGGGATCGGTGGCCGAGTAGTCGGCGACGCAGACCTTGTAGTAGATCCAGTCGTCGCGCGCCATGTCGACGGTCCGCTCGACGGCGGTGCCGCTGCCGCCGGAGTTCCAGGCGTACCGGGGGCCGACGCCGTTCTTGAGCCAGTACGCCACGACCGCCGACTTCCCGTCCGGGGCGCGGTCGTGGACGGTGAACCGCGCGCCGGCGGAGCGGAACTGCGCCTCCGCCGCGCACGCGCCGGTCGAGCACTCCGCGCTGCCGGTGCCCACCCCGCAGTCGGGCGCGACCCGGCCGTCCGAGCCGGTGCGGACGTAGCCGTCGGACACGTACCCGCCGAGCGCGGGCACGTGGTCCCAGATCGTGGTGGTGCCGAGCGGGCCGCTGACCGACGTCCCGGTGGTCTGGCAGTCGATGGCGACGGCCGCGCCGTTGGCCACCGAGCCGATCGCGCTCGCCGCCGTCGTCGGCGCGCGGCGCACGGTCAGCGGGTCGCCCGCGGTCACGACCGTGCCGGTCGCCGCGGCCGCCGCGGGTCTCGTGGCCGCCGCCGGGGATGCGGGTGCCGTCGCGACGGGTGTCGGGGCCGTCGACGGGTGTGTCGTGGCCGCCGCCGCGGGCGTCGTGGTCACGGCCGGACCCACCGCGGCGGCGACCAGCGCGGTCGCGGCGGCGATCCGCCGGATACGGGATGACGTCATCGGCCGAGGGTTGCCGGCAGGCGTACAGGAGTCGTACAACCGGCGCGGCGGATCACGTTGTCCCCGGCCGGGAACCGGTCATACGATCGGAAACGGGACGGGACAGCGAGGTTCTGGGGGAGCCGATCGCGTTGACTACCATGGAAATCCGCCTGTTGGGCCCGCTGGAGGTGGTGATCGGCGGCCGGCCGGTCCCGTTGGGCGGCGCGAAACCGCGCACCCTGCTCGCCGCGCTCGCGCTGGAACCGGGCGTGATCGTGTCCGGCGACCGCCTGGCGGACGTCCTGTGGCCCGACCGCCCGCCGCGCTCCGCCGTGGCGAACATCCGGACCTACGTGCACGGGCTGCGCCGGGTCCTCGCCGAGCGCGACACGCGGATGGCGGAGCGCATCGAGAACCGGTCCGCCGGGTACGTGCTGCACGCCGCGCCCGAGGAGGTCGACCGCACCGTGTTCGAGCGCCGCGTCGCCGCCGCGCACCGGGCGCTGGAGGCGGGCGACCGGACCGCGGCGCTGGCGGAGCTGGCGTCGGCGGAGGCGCTGTGGCGCGGACCGGTGCTCGCCGACCTGCCGCACGGGCACAGCTGGAGCGCGGCGCTGGCCCGGCTCACCGAGCTGCGGCTGGCCGCGCAGGAGCTGCGGACCCGGGTGCAGGTCGAGCTGGGCCGCTACGAGGACGCGGTGGTGGAGCTGCGCGGCCTGCTCAGCGACGACCCGCTGCGCGAGGAGCGGTGGACCCAGCTGGTGACGGCGCTGGACGCGGCGGGCCGCCGGGCCGAGGCGTTCGCCGCGTGCGCCGAGGCCGAGCGCGTGCTGCGGGAGGAGCTGGGCACCCGGCCCGGCCCGCGGCTGCGCCAGATCCGGTCGTCGCTGGCGTCCGTGGCGGACGACGAGCACGTCCCGCCCCGCCAGCTCCCGCTGGACCTGCCCGACTTCACCGGGCGGCGGGCGGTCGTCGACGACCTGGTCGGCCTGCTGCGCGCGCGGGCGGCGGAGGGCAGGCCGGCCGTCGCCGCGGTCACCGGCCCGCCCGGCGTCGGCAAGTCGGCGGTCGCCGTGCGGGTGGCGCACGCGGTGCGGGCCGACTTCCCCGACGGGCAGCTGCACGTCGACCTCGGCGGCACCACGGAGGACCCGCGCCGGCCCGTCGACGTGCTGGCGGTGCTGCTGCGGTCGCTCGGGGTGCCCGCCATCTCGACGCCCGACGACCTGGCCGGGCGGTCCGCGCTGCTGCGGTCCCGGCTGGCCGCCGGGCGGGTGCTGGTCGTGCTGGACGACGCGGCCGACGCCGCGCAGGTGCGGCCCCTGCTGCCGGGCTCCGGCGGGTCGGCGGTGCTGGTGACCAGCCGGGTCCGGCTGCCCGACCTGGCGGGCGCGCGCTGCGCGGAGCTGGACGTGCTGCCGCTGGACGAGGCGGCGGGCCTGCTGTCGGGCATCATCGGCGCGGCCAGGGTCGCCGCCGAGCCCGACGGCGCGACCGCGATCCTGGAGTCGTGCGGCTACCTGCCCCTGGCGATCCGGGTCGCCGGCGCGCGGCTGGCCCAGCGCCCCGCGTGGACGCTGCGGCGGATGGCCGAGCGGCTGGCCGACGAGCGCCGGGTGCTCGACGAGCTGCGCGTGGGCGACCTGGCGGTGCGCGCCAGCGTGGCGCTGAGCTACGAGCAGCTGCCCGGCACGGCGGCCCGCGCGTTCGGCGGGCTGAGCCTGCTGGGTCGGGCCCGGTTCCCCGCCTGGATCGTGGGCGCGCTGCTGGACCGCGCCGAGGCGGACGACGTGCTGGACCTCCTGGTCGACACCCACCTGGTCGAGCTGGTCGGCTCGGACGGGTACGGCGAACCGCTGTACCGGCTGCACGACCTGCTCCGGGTGTACGCGCGCGAGCGGGTCGCCGCCGAGCCGCGCGCGGTCACCGCCGCCGCCGTGCGCCGCGTCGCGGAGGGCTACCTGGCGTTCGCGCTGGCCGCCGCGGACGCGTCGCCCGCGAGCTTCTTCGGCCTGGTGCCGACGTGGGACGACGACGGCGCGTGGCGACCGCCGCGCCGGACGGCGCCCGCGGTGGACGGCGCGTCCTGGTACGACGAGGCGGGCAGGCGCGGCGTCACCGCCGTCGCGCAGGCCGCCGAGTGGGGGCACGACGACCTGGCCTGGCGCATCGCCGCCGCGCTCGCGCCGCACTTCGACCTGCGCGCCATGCACGACGACTGGCTGTGCACCCACCGGATCGCGCTGGAGGCGGCGCGCCGGGTGGACGACCGGCGCGGCCAGGCGATCGTGCTGCGCAACCTCGGCCAGGTCCACCTGTGCCAGGACGCCTACGGCGAGGCGATGGGCGCGTTCGAGTCCTCCCGCGCGCTGTTCGACGGCATCGGCGACGAGCACGGCGCGGCGATCGCGCTGGCCGGCGCGCTCACCGTGGCCCGCTTCCTGGGCGAGTACGACGTGGCCCTGGAACGCGGTGAGCGGGCGCTGGAGGTGTTCGTGCGGCACGGCGACCGGCACCGGGAGGCGGCGTTGCGCCTGGCGCTGGGCGCGGTGCGCATGGACCAGGGCGACCACGACGCCGCCGAGCGGTGGTTCGAGGACGCCCTGGTGCTGGCCGGGTCGATCGACGACCGGCACCGCGCGGCGCACGCCCGGCACAAGCTCGCGCGGCTGGCCCGGCTCCGCGGCCGACTGGCCGAGGCGCACGAGCAGCTCGACCTCGCGATCGCCGCGTTCGACGCGCTGGGCGACCAGAAGTGCGTCGTGCACGCCCACCAGAGCCTGGGCGAGGTGTACCTGCACGAGGGCGACCTCGCGCACGCGGAGGTGCTGCTGGGCAACTGCCTGGTGGCGCACCGCCGCAACCGCGACCGGCGCTCGGCGGCGCGGGTGTGCGGGCTGCTGGGCGAGCTGCACCAGCAGGCGCGGCGGTCGGCGGCGGCGCGGGAGCACTTCGAGGCGGCGCTGGCGCTGTGGCGCGAGCTGGCCGCGGGCGCGGAGGTGCGCGCCCTGACCGAGCGGCTGCGCTCCGTGGCGACCTGAGCGGACCGCGCGTTTGTACGGATCGTGTAGCGCCGGTCCGTTCACTCCTGCCCCAGCACGGAGAACCGTGCCACTGGGGAAGGGATTCCGGCATTGACCAGGAGAACGAGGACCACCGGACGGGTCGTCGCGCTCGGCGTGGCCGCGCTGTCGCTGCCCGCCGTGCTGGCGGCGGCGCCCGCACAGGCCCGGACGGCCGAACCGGCGTGGTCCGCCGATCTGTCCACTGTAGACGGTGATGACGTGAACGTCGCCGTGCGGGGCGACGCGCTGACCCTGCGCGACCCGGCCTGGCGGCCCGCCGAGGGCGTCGGGCAGGGCTACCTGCTGCCCGCGGGGCGCGACCTGGACCGGCCCGTCAACCGGGTGACCGCCCGGGTGCGCGGCGACGTGCCCGCCGACGCGGCCGTCGAGGTGGACGTGCGCGGCCGGACGGCCGACCGCGACTGGACCGAGTGGACGCCCGCGGGCGAGGTGCTGGCCGCGTCGGTGACGACCGTGCAGGTGCGGGTCACGCTGACGACGACCGGCGCGACGCCCGCCGTCCGGGGCGTCGACCTCGTCGGCGACACCGCGCCCGCGCCACGCGCCGGGGTCGCCGCCGCGCCGCTGACCTTCCGCGTGTTCGCCACCCGCGAGGGCCTGCCCGGCGGCACCACCGCCAACGGGCACGTCATCAAGCAGCGCGACCACTTCGTCGCCCTGCCCTCGCGCCGGGGCCTCGCGCCGAAGAACACCGGCGACTACACCGTCCGGGTGTGCCGCACCGACAACAGCCGCTGCGAGTACGCGCCGGTGTGGGACGTCGGCCCGTGGAACACCAAGGACGACTACTGGAACCCCCCGTCGGTGCGCCAGATGTGGCAGGACCTGCCGCAGGGCAAGCCCCAGGCGCAGGCGGCCTACCAGGACGGCTACCACGGCGGCAAGGACGAGAGCGGCAGGCGCAGGGTCGGCAACCCCGCGGGCATCGACCTTGGCGACGGCACCTTCTGGGACGGCCTGAAGCTGAGCGACAACGCCTGGGTAAACGTGTCCTACCTGTGGACCGGCTCCGGACCGACCGGTGTGGTCGGCACGGCGGGCGACCCGCTCAACATCCGGGCGCAGGCGAGCACGTCGGCGGCGGTCAAGGGCCTCGCGGCGAACACGGCCAAGGTGATCATCGAGTGCCACGTCGAGGGCGAGCAGGTGACCGGCCCGTTCGGCACCAGCACCATCTGGGACCGCATCGGCCCCGACCACTACGTCTCCGACGCCTACCTGCGCACCGGGTCGGACGCGCCCGTCGCGCCCAAGTGCTGACCCGGACCGGAAGGAAGCGCACATGAGGATCAAGTCCCTCGCCCTGGCGTTCGCGACCGCCGTGGCGGGCCTGGCGGTCACGGCCTCGCCCGCGTCGGCCGAGCCGAAGTTCCAGCTCCCGTTCCCCTGCGGCCAGACCTGGAACGGCGACAACGACAACAGCAGCGCGCACCGGGCGCACGAGATCGACTTCAACCGGGGCAGCACCGGCGGCGCGGACGAGGGCGACACCGTCCTCGCGGCGGCCGGCGGCACGGTCACCATCTCCTCGCACCAGGGCTCGACGAACAACTTCGGCAACCTGGTCAAGATCGACCACGGCGGCGGCTGGTACACCTACTACGCGCACCTGCGCGTCCGCAGCGTCAGCGAAGGGCAGCAGGTCGAGCAGGGCCAGAAGATCGGCGAGGTGGGCCACACCAGCGCGCCGGGCAACAACATCACCGCCCACCTGCACTACGAAGTGCGCGTCAACGGGACCTGGCCGGGCAACATCCGTCCCGCGTACTTCGACGGCGTGCGGTTCGGCTACCCCAACCAGAACGTCACCTCCCGCAATTCCTGCGAGGGCAACCCCTACGGCGTGACCGACGTGTGCAAGGGCGCCGGCTACAAGGTGATCGACACGGCGCAGCTGCCCGGCTCGGCGGGCTCGGTGCACCTGCTCTACGACGCCTCCACCCGCCGCAACTGCGTCGCCACCCTCAAGAAGACCTCGCTGGGCACGGCCGGCCCGACGTCGGCCTACCTGGAGGTGCAGGGCTCGGCGCGGCAGACCGACCAGGGCGACTACACCTTCTACGCCGGGCCGGTGAGCGCGGTGGCCGACGCCAAGTGCGTCAAGTGGGGCGGCTCGGTCGGCGACGCGAAGTACGACAGCGAGTTCGAGCACTGCGACTGAGAGGACCCTCGATGCGATTCCTGACCGGGGCGGCGGTCGTGCTGGCCGTCGCCTCGGCCGTCGGGACGCTCCCGCCGGCCGAGGCGCACACCGCCGAGGGCACCACCGAAGCGGTCGCCGCCGACGCGGCCACGACCCGCGCGGTCGCCGCCGACGAGGTCGCGAGCACCGTGACCGTCGCGAACACCGTGGTGTACCGCGAGAAGAGCGAGGGCTACGACTGCTTCCGCATCCCGGCGGTGGTCAAGGCCGACAACGGCGACCTGCTGGCGTTCGCCGAGGGCCGCAACGGCGGCGACCGCTTCTGCGGCGACCTCGGCGACATCGACCTGGTGGTCAAGCGCTCCACCGACGACGGCCGGACGTGGGGCCCGTTGGAGGTGGTGATCGAGGGGCACGGCGACACGAAGGGCAACCCGACGCCGATCGTCGTGCCCGGCACCGGCCGGATCGTCCTGCTGTCGGTGATGCAGTGCCACCGCAACCCCGCCTGCGGGCGCATCCCCCGCGTGTCGATCAGCGAGGACCACGGATCCACCTGGTCCACGCCCAGGGTGCTGACCGAGCAGCTCGGGTTCGACGGCGCGCCGCGCTGGCTGGCCACCGGCCCGTCGCACGGCCTGGTGCTCACCAGGGGCCCGCACGCGGGCCGGCTCGTCGCGGGCATGAGCTACACCATCGGCGACCGCGGCCACGGTTCGATCGTCTACAGCGACGACCGGGGCGACACCTGGCGGCGCGGCGCGGTCGGCGCGGGCGGACCGGGCCTCAACCCGCAGGAGATCAGCCTGGTCGAACTGGTCGACGGCCGCGTCTACGCCGCCGCGCGCAACGACGCGAACAGCGGCGACAAGTGCCTCGACGGCGGGCGGCGGAACCGGGCCTACGCGATCAGCCCGGACAGCGGCGAG
Coding sequences:
- a CDS encoding sigma-70 family RNA polymerase sigma factor, which codes for MSSTMETPRRPRTAASGRREWSPDADLVGHYLREVGATPLLTAEQEVALARRIEAGVYAAELLRRARDGEEPQPDAERARGLRAVVRDGEQAKEHMILANLRLVVSVAKKHSYRGLPFLDVVQEGNLGLIRAVEKFDYAKGYKFSTYAIWWIRQAIERGLADQTRTVRLPVHVVEELNRTIRAEQRLRRELDREPTEEEVAAAARVPVARLLELRQAGRTVISLETPVGDDGNSSVADLIEDVDAVRAHEVVEQAELTAELNTLVKTLPERQARIMRRRYGLDDGRPCSLQEIARELGLTRERIRQLEKESLRLLRDTERNRAVLELAG
- a CDS encoding alkaline phosphatase D family protein, whose product is MSPMNRRAVLLGGLAAAGAVTLPSWAHARTTAAAPPIRDPFRLGVASGDPLPDSVVLWTRLAPAPLNPDGLGGMPDATYDVDWEVATDEAFTSVVQRGTTATNRALGHSVHVEPAGLAPGREYFYRFRAGGHVSPVGRTRTAPAAGAAVAALKYCLASCQQWEDGWFHAHRGMVADDPDLVVFLGDYIYEKPSGLPAADKVRRLAFDEETTTLAHYRARYGQYHTDPYLQASHAATPWVVILDDHEVDNNWNGSDSPANSARKAAAFQAFYENMPLRSTARPSGASMRLYRDFLWGGLARFHMLDTRQYRSAQATGSACGPYLDTGRTITGAAQERWLLKNFEQHPATWDFLGQQVFFAQRDDDGDRSTCHAPDSWNGYAASRDRVTKGWIDRRVPNPVVLTGDVHRHYAADLRLDYWDHGDPIVGSELVVTSATSNNPGAPPDSTWYARNPHVKYSQNKRGYVRVTTTPREVRADFRVISDVWEADPAKVSINTDASYVIEEGVRGLRRA
- a CDS encoding AfsR/SARP family transcriptional regulator, encoding MEIRLLGPLEVVIGGRPVPLGGAKPRTLLAALALEPGVIVSGDRLADVLWPDRPPRSAVANIRTYVHGLRRVLAERDTRMAERIENRSAGYVLHAAPEEVDRTVFERRVAAAHRALEAGDRTAALAELASAEALWRGPVLADLPHGHSWSAALARLTELRLAAQELRTRVQVELGRYEDAVVELRGLLSDDPLREERWTQLVTALDAAGRRAEAFAACAEAERVLREELGTRPGPRLRQIRSSLASVADDEHVPPRQLPLDLPDFTGRRAVVDDLVGLLRARAAEGRPAVAAVTGPPGVGKSAVAVRVAHAVRADFPDGQLHVDLGGTTEDPRRPVDVLAVLLRSLGVPAISTPDDLAGRSALLRSRLAAGRVLVVLDDAADAAQVRPLLPGSGGSAVLVTSRVRLPDLAGARCAELDVLPLDEAAGLLSGIIGAARVAAEPDGATAILESCGYLPLAIRVAGARLAQRPAWTLRRMAERLADERRVLDELRVGDLAVRASVALSYEQLPGTAARAFGGLSLLGRARFPAWIVGALLDRAEADDVLDLLVDTHLVELVGSDGYGEPLYRLHDLLRVYARERVAAEPRAVTAAAVRRVAEGYLAFALAAADASPASFFGLVPTWDDDGAWRPPRRTAPAVDGASWYDEAGRRGVTAVAQAAEWGHDDLAWRIAAALAPHFDLRAMHDDWLCTHRIALEAARRVDDRRGQAIVLRNLGQVHLCQDAYGEAMGAFESSRALFDGIGDEHGAAIALAGALTVARFLGEYDVALERGERALEVFVRHGDRHREAALRLALGAVRMDQGDHDAAERWFEDALVLAGSIDDRHRAAHARHKLARLARLRGRLAEAHEQLDLAIAAFDALGDQKCVVHAHQSLGEVYLHEGDLAHAEVLLGNCLVAHRRNRDRRSAARVCGLLGELHQQARRSAAAREHFEAALALWRELAAGAEVRALTERLRSVAT
- a CDS encoding M23 family metallopeptidase; protein product: MRIKSLALAFATAVAGLAVTASPASAEPKFQLPFPCGQTWNGDNDNSSAHRAHEIDFNRGSTGGADEGDTVLAAAGGTVTISSHQGSTNNFGNLVKIDHGGGWYTYYAHLRVRSVSEGQQVEQGQKIGEVGHTSAPGNNITAHLHYEVRVNGTWPGNIRPAYFDGVRFGYPNQNVTSRNSCEGNPYGVTDVCKGAGYKVIDTAQLPGSAGSVHLLYDASTRRNCVATLKKTSLGTAGPTSAYLEVQGSARQTDQGDYTFYAGPVSAVADAKCVKWGGSVGDAKYDSEFEHCD
- a CDS encoding sialidase family protein, which gives rise to MRFLTGAAVVLAVASAVGTLPPAEAHTAEGTTEAVAADAATTRAVAADEVASTVTVANTVVYREKSEGYDCFRIPAVVKADNGDLLAFAEGRNGGDRFCGDLGDIDLVVKRSTDDGRTWGPLEVVIEGHGDTKGNPTPIVVPGTGRIVLLSVMQCHRNPACGRIPRVSISEDHGSTWSTPRVLTEQLGFDGAPRWLATGPSHGLVLTRGPHAGRLVAGMSYTIGDRGHGSIVYSDDRGDTWRRGAVGAGGPGLNPQEISLVELVDGRVYAAARNDANSGDKCLDGGRRNRAYAISPDSGETFSAGFAFEEDLVTPVVQGSAVRMSATDRGAGHNRVLFAAPSTCDRRKQLVLHSSFDEGGNWTPKSAGFPVWDQDAAYSDLVPLGASSVGVLYEAGPASNANASIRWSRVTEDDLGAPVCGSGYRVIDSERLADSAGTVYLAYDARTGANCVATTKATSVGRASPTSAFLEVQGGARRTDAGSFGHFAGPVTAVAAGKCVQWGGNVGSATYESRFEHCG